A stretch of Scheffersomyces stipitis CBS 6054 chromosome 2, complete sequence DNA encodes these proteins:
- a CDS encoding arginine methyltransferase-interacting RING finger protein (go_funtion nucleic acid binding): MSTILPFVEDTTPSAEIVAPPKSAGTVQSKKRKKNTKPGTAITSFTYEQVNDDADELIELRGEGRYFGVTDPESGDTINAQQSLGPLCTNCHKRGHIRAKCKTVVCHQCGKIGDHYEAQCPSTSICGRCGQKGHLAAGCTSKKKKREYCKNCDTFNHGGDRCPSIWRSYLTKKDEDKEDALLVLPVLYCYNCGSKNHYGDDCVEARSSRVPNLGSAFSGSNLPRKLRSLYFSQRSNGSNSR, encoded by the exons ATGTCTACCATACTACCTTTCGTAGAAGACACGACACCCTCGGCCGAAATCGTCGCACCTCCTAAAAGTGCTGGCACGGTACagagcaagaagagaaagaagaac ACTAAACCTGGTACGGCGATAACGTCATTCACGTACGAACAGGTCAATGACGATGCCGATGAGTTGATCGAATTGCGAGGAGAGGGCCGTTATTTCGGTGTGACAGATCCGGAATCGGGAGACACTATCAACGCCCAACAGAGTCTCGGGCCTCTTTGCACCAACTGCCATAAACGGGGCCATATACGAGCCAAATGTAAGACTGTAGTTTGTCACCAATGTGGAAAAATAGGCGATCATTACGAAGCCCAGTGTCCTTCTACCTCTATCTGTGGCAGATGTGGCCAGAAGGGTCATCTAGCCGCTGGATGTACCAgtaaaaagaagaagagagaataCTGCAAAAACTGTGATACTTTCAATCACGGCGGAGACAGATGTCCCTCGATATGGAGATCGTATTTGACTAAGAAGgatgaagacaaggaagaTGCACTCTTGGTTTTGCCTGTATTATATTGCTATAATTGCGGGAGCAAGAACCACTATGGGGATGATTGTGTAGAAGCCAGGTCGTCCAGAGTGCCGAACTTGGGTAGTGCCTTCAGTGGAAGCAATCTTCCCAGGAAATTGAGATCTCTCTATTTCTCACAGCGCTCAAATGGATCCAATTCCAGG
- a CDS encoding predicted protein: MAFSIQSIFSNIFSGLSADFKKKNFSLYGQWVGIISILLCLALGVANIFHASIVIVFSIICIVQGLVVTLVEMPFLLKICPFTETFTNFIKNFDANWPRCGFYLLNAAIQWVSIAVMATSLIVVACFFTVAGGCYALAAITHQEYLKSSIQVTGSPDSVEGQIGQHVVRNVL, from the coding sequence ATGGCATTCAGTATCCAATCGATTTTCTCCAACATATTCAGTGGGCTCAGTGccgacttcaagaagaagaacttctctTTATATGGCCAGTGGGTCGGGATCATTTCCATCTTATTGTGTCTTGCTCTTGGAGTCGCCAACATTTTCCATGCCTCGATTGTCATAGTCTTTTCCATCATCTGTATCGTTCAGGGTTTGGTGGTTACGCTTGTAGAGATGcccttcttgttgaaaatctGCCCCTTCACGGAAaccttcaccaacttcatAAAGAACTTCGATGCTAACTGGCCCCGTTGCGGATTCTACTTGTTGAACGCTGCTATCCAATGGGTGTCCATTGCTGTTATGGCCACGAGTTTAATTGTAGTCGCTTGTTTCTTCACAGTTGCTGGAGGCTGTTATGCCTTGGCTGCTATCACCCACCAGGAGTACTTGAAGTCCTCGATCCAGGTCACAGGGTCCCCTGACTCTGTTGAGGGCCAGATTGGACAACATGTGGTGAGAAACGTTTTGTAG
- a CDS encoding predicted protein yields the protein MARDTVIGLVGKPSSGKSTTLNSLTDANAKVGAFPFTTIDPNKATGYLEIDCACARHKVSDLCKPNYGYCRQGKRGVPIMLLDVAGLVPNAHLGRGLGNKFLGDLTEADCLIHIVDVSGTTDAEGKATRGYDPLQDIEWLQDEIFRWILGNLMERWPSVVRRHRATKSTTLETLRQQLGGYSANKQLIAKALDLLPGLQPLQDWDDATIQKVVRSFMDVKFPTVLALNKMDHPDADKNVSKIILKYPKSKVVLTSSITEVLLRKLANQKFIKYDSGTEFIDTIDDLGPESGLKPLDDKLRNRIENIRDLVLYRFGSTGVVDLLKAAASLLDLVPVYPVRNIHNFSGGSGNNVFRDCVLIKRGTPVINVARKIMGDVTIAAIEGVGGQRVGEEDTVDVGKNDILSFKIVPGGGN from the coding sequence ATGGCTCGAGACACCGTTATTGGTCTTGTCGGGAAGCCCTCAAGCGGCAAGTCCACGACCCTCAACTCGTTGACTGACGCCAACGCCAAAGTCGGAGCTTTTCCTTTCACAACCATCGATCCCAACAAGGCTACTGGGTATTTGGAGATAGATTGTGCATGTGCCAGACATAAAGTGCTGGACTTATGTAAGCCCAACTATGGCTACTGTCGCCAAGGTAAGCGTGGTGTTCCCATTATGCTCTTAGATGTCGCCGGTCTTGTGCCCAATGCCCATTTGGGCCGAGGTTTAGGTAACAAGTTCTTGGGAGACTTGACTGAGGCGGACTGTTTGATTCACATTGTAGACGTTAGCGGCACAACTGATGCCGAAGGTAAGGCCACAAGAGGCTACGACCCCCTTCAAGATATAGAATGGTTGCAAGatgaaattttcagatgGATTTTGGGTAATCTAATGGAAAGATGGCCCTCTGTCGTGAGAAGACACCGCGCAACTAAATCAACTACATTGGAGACTCTAAGACAGCAGTTGGGTGGGTATTCGGCCAATAAGCAGTTGATAGCGAAGGCGCTTGACCTTTTGCCAGGATTGCAGCCCTTGCAAGACTGGGATGATGCCACGATTCAGAAAGTCGTGCGTTCTTTCATGGATGTCAAGTTCCCTACAGTGCTAgcattgaacaagatggACCATCCAGACGCGGATAAAAACGTGTCCAAAatcatcttgaagtatCCCAAGCTGAAGGTTGTACTAACGTCATCGATCACAGAAGTTCTCTTGCGTAAATTGGCCAATCAGAAGTTCATCAAGTACGACCTGGGCACAGAGTTCATTGACACCATTGACGATTTGGGTCCAGAATCAGGACTAAAGCCGTTGGACGACAAGTTGCGCAACAGAATAGAGAATATCCGTGATTTGGTATTGTACCGGTTTGGTTCAACTGGTGTTgttgacttgttgaaggctGCTGCGTCGTTGTTAGACTTGGTGCCTGTCTATCCGGTGAGAAACATCCACAACTTCTCTGGTGGTTCTGGTAACAACGTGTTCAGAGACTGTGTGTTGATTAAACGGGGTACCCCAGTCATAAATGTAGCTCGTAAGATCATGGGAGATGTCACCATTGCCGCTATTGAGGGTGTCGGCGGTCAGAGGGTTGGCGAAGAAGACACAGTTGACGTCGGCAAAAACGATATTCTCAGTTTCAAGATAGTCCCGGGAGGCGGGAACTAA
- a CDS encoding predicted protein translates to MSEPEKTDSVETVKNTIKSTQLTTEHAKKLTQVVNSIPTILSKLDNSEYDEIFGHRINVDSKKFVDVAVRNEILLKFLAADEYDVELATKRLIDTLNWRNKFHPLSAAFDENFNKALNDLGAITNFVGLKSDNLNVVTWNFYGATTPKKLFEEYGDNAGTTTNQRPGSQFLRWRIGLMEKSLQLVDFTDPKNNKIAQVHDYNNVSMFKVDKGMRAATKEIIKIFGDNYPELLSTKFFINVPSLMSWVFTFFKTIGVISEATLKKFQVLNSGNLTEWFGKSNLPPTYGGDSKSSMKELNVASIKLSPYGEYILEELGKKEIEDVIDEVE, encoded by the coding sequence ATGTCTGAACCAGAAAAGACGGATTCAGTTGAGACCGTGAAAAACACCATCAAGTCTACGCAATTGACGACTGAACACGCAAAAAAACTAACGCAGGTCGTCAATTCCATTCCGACAATCTTGCTGAAGCTCGACAACAGCGAATACGACGAGATCTTTGGGCATAGAATCAATGTAGACTCTAAGAAATTCGTAGACGTAGCCGTGAGAAATGAGATCTTGCTCAAGTTCTTAGCAGCTGACGAGTACGACGTCGAGCTTGCGACTAAGAGACTTATTGATACGTTGAATTGGAGAAACAAGTTCCATCCGTTAAGCGCGGCCTTTGATGAGAACTTTAACAAGGCATTGAACGATTTGGGCGCTATCACCAACTTTGTAGGGCTCAAGTCCGACAATTTGAATGTAGTAACCTGGAACTTTTACGGTGCTACGACTCCCAAGAAGTTATTTGAAGAGTACGGGGATAATGCTGGAACTACAACGAACCAAAGACCAGGTTCTCAGTTCCTCAGATGGAGAATCGGGTTGATGGAAAAATCGCTCCAGCTAGTAGACTTCACCGACCCcaagaacaacaaaatTGCCCAGGTCCATGACTACAACAACGTGTCGATGTTCAAAGTAGACAAAGGCATGAGGGCTGCTACGAAAGAAATTATCAAGATTTTCGGCGATAACTACCCGGAGTTGTTGTCtaccaagttcttcatcaacGTGCCGTCACTAATGAGTTGGGTATTCACTTTTTTCAAAACCATCGGGGTCATCAGTGAAGCcacattgaagaagttccaaGTGTTGAACTCTGGTAACTTGACTGAATGGTTTGGGAAATCCAATTTGCCTCCAACTTATGGTGGAGATAGCAAGAGTCTGatgaaggaattgaacgTGGCATCTATCAAGTTGAGTCCCTATGGAGAATATATTTTAGAGGAGTTGGGCAAGAAAGAGATCGAAGATGTTATCGACGAGGTCGAGTAG